One segment of Candidatus Hydrogenedentota bacterium DNA contains the following:
- a CDS encoding FAD-dependent oxidoreductase, with protein MKRNLAALTEKVFDLVIVGGGITGACIARDAAMRGLSVALLDKADFASATSSASSKLIHGGLRYLQNFEIGLVRESLRERRIWSHIAPHMVYPLTFLMPTTGRKRIRGRIKLAVGLMAYDWLAYDRNRLEDPEKAIPSHKHLSREEVIALEPDLESEDLSGAMMFHDYQMYSPERLAVECIQSAAALGACVANYAEVVQFLREEDRIAGVRARDHASGIGDFVVHGRMTVNAAGPWADILMATLSDGHQGRQLIRSKGIHILTRPLTHGNAIAVPFDGGHFFILPWRGHSLIGTTDTIFKGDPDAFHVTEKDILEFIDIINKGYPAAKLKRDDVLHFYGGLRPIVDTGAPEEDTEDDEGPDSYNASRAAEVYDHEAQEHIRGIITAIGGKWTTARSVAEQVVSLTTQKLGLPETPCVTATTPTYGGDVGLYGPFVETVIARYPALPPETAENLARNYGSRLPDVVALLDAEPALAERLCQRFPDIAAEVVYAVREEMALTLEDVLFRRTGLGTLGSPGDEAIGKVADIMSRELGWSKTGRTAQIERAAARFLPSSRTRAIVNPHSMGDRTGANWPTTLAKLTTVLGPVDYVFTDGPMAAKHLTRQALKDGVDQIIAVGGDGTVNEVVNGFFEKGELINPDAVLAVIASGTGGDFRRTFLLPESVDAQIARFAQGEIRRIDVGKLTYRDDSTGEEMVRYFDNIASFGLSGEADRVVNRLGLSKRLGGRLAFQWGMFKAMFTYRRQRVRLRVDEAFDQVVNITTVAVANGKYFGGGMKVAPNAQPDDGLFDVIIIADVGPVELLVKSRSVYKGKHLRYNKVTALRGRKITALPVRGAAPVLLDVDGEAPGRLPATFEILPKAICLRC; from the coding sequence ATGAAGCGGAATCTGGCGGCATTGACCGAGAAGGTTTTTGACCTCGTTATCGTGGGCGGAGGCATCACGGGCGCGTGCATTGCGCGAGACGCCGCGATGCGCGGGCTGTCGGTGGCGCTGCTGGACAAGGCTGACTTCGCCAGCGCGACCTCGTCCGCCTCGTCGAAGCTTATCCACGGGGGACTGCGGTATCTGCAGAACTTCGAGATCGGGCTGGTGCGCGAATCGCTGCGCGAGCGACGCATCTGGTCCCATATCGCGCCGCACATGGTGTATCCGTTGACGTTTCTCATGCCGACAACGGGCAGGAAACGCATTCGCGGCCGCATCAAACTGGCCGTAGGTCTCATGGCCTACGACTGGCTTGCGTATGACCGTAATCGCTTGGAGGACCCGGAAAAGGCCATCCCTTCTCACAAGCACTTGAGCCGCGAGGAGGTCATTGCGCTCGAACCGGACCTCGAGTCGGAAGACCTCTCGGGCGCGATGATGTTCCACGACTATCAGATGTACTCGCCGGAACGGCTCGCGGTCGAGTGCATCCAGAGCGCCGCGGCCCTGGGCGCCTGCGTCGCGAATTATGCCGAGGTAGTGCAGTTCCTGCGCGAAGAAGACCGCATCGCCGGCGTGCGCGCGCGGGACCATGCCTCCGGCATCGGCGACTTTGTCGTGCATGGCCGCATGACGGTAAACGCCGCGGGCCCGTGGGCGGATATTCTCATGGCCACGCTGTCGGACGGTCATCAGGGCCGGCAACTGATCCGCTCGAAAGGCATCCACATCCTGACCCGGCCGCTGACGCACGGCAACGCGATCGCCGTGCCTTTCGACGGCGGTCATTTCTTTATCCTGCCGTGGCGCGGCCATTCGCTCATCGGCACGACGGACACTATCTTCAAGGGCGATCCCGACGCCTTCCACGTCACCGAGAAGGATATCCTCGAATTCATCGACATCATCAACAAGGGTTATCCGGCGGCGAAACTGAAACGGGATGACGTGCTCCATTTCTACGGCGGCCTGCGCCCGATCGTGGACACGGGCGCGCCCGAAGAGGACACGGAGGATGACGAGGGCCCGGACAGCTACAACGCGAGCCGGGCGGCGGAAGTCTACGACCACGAGGCACAGGAGCATATTCGCGGCATCATAACCGCCATCGGCGGCAAATGGACCACCGCGCGCAGCGTGGCCGAGCAGGTGGTCAGTCTGACCACGCAGAAGCTCGGCCTGCCCGAGACGCCCTGCGTCACTGCCACCACGCCTACCTATGGCGGCGACGTCGGCCTCTACGGGCCATTCGTGGAGACCGTCATCGCGCGGTATCCGGCCTTGCCGCCGGAAACAGCCGAGAACCTGGCCCGCAATTATGGCAGCCGCCTGCCGGACGTCGTCGCGCTGCTCGATGCCGAGCCTGCCCTCGCCGAGCGGCTCTGTCAGCGGTTTCCCGACATCGCGGCCGAAGTGGTGTACGCTGTCCGCGAGGAAATGGCGCTCACACTCGAGGATGTGCTCTTCCGCAGAACCGGCCTGGGCACGCTCGGCTCGCCGGGCGACGAGGCCATCGGCAAGGTCGCCGACATCATGAGCCGCGAACTGGGTTGGAGCAAGACCGGGCGCACGGCGCAAATCGAGCGCGCCGCGGCCCGGTTCCTGCCGTCGTCGCGCACGCGCGCCATCGTGAACCCGCACTCGATGGGCGACCGCACCGGCGCGAACTGGCCCACAACGCTGGCCAAGCTCACCACCGTGCTCGGGCCGGTGGACTACGTGTTCACCGACGGGCCGATGGCGGCCAAACACCTGACGCGGCAGGCCTTGAAGGACGGCGTGGACCAGATCATCGCCGTAGGCGGCGACGGTACCGTGAACGAGGTCGTGAACGGTTTCTTCGAGAAAGGGGAACTCATCAATCCCGACGCGGTGCTCGCGGTGATCGCCAGCGGCACCGGCGGCGATTTCCGGCGCACGTTCTTGCTGCCCGAGAGCGTCGACGCGCAGATAGCCCGCTTCGCTCAGGGCGAGATCCGGCGCATCGACGTGGGCAAGCTCACGTACCGCGACGACTCCACGGGCGAGGAGATGGTGCGCTACTTTGACAACATAGCAAGTTTCGGCCTGAGCGGCGAGGCGGACCGCGTGGTGAACCGGCTCGGCCTCTCCAAACGGCTCGGCGGCAGGCTCGCGTTTCAGTGGGGTATGTTCAAGGCCATGTTCACCTACCGGCGTCAGCGCGTGCGCCTTCGGGTGGACGAGGCCTTCGATCAGGTCGTCAACATCACCACCGTCGCGGTAGCGAACGGCAAGTACTTCGGCGGCGGCATGAAAGTCGCTCCGAACGCACAGCCGGACGACGGCCTCTTTGACGTGATCATCATCGCGGATGTCGGGCCGGTCGAACTGCTTGTCAAATCGCGGTCCGTCTACAAAGGCAAGCACCTGCGCTACAACAAGGTCACGGCCCTGCGCGGACGCAAGATCACCGCCTTGCCGGTAAGAGGCGCGGCGCCGGTCCTGCTCGACGTGGACGGAGAAGCCCCGGGCCGCCTGCCCGCGACCTTCGAAATCCTGCCCAAGGCTATCTGCCTGCGGTGTTAG
- a CDS encoding DUF1638 domain-containing protein, translated as MRVDDSDPCTPQRLYVVSCHVLWRELCHFAALSRNVFEFRFLEQGLHNTPDVLRTSLQAAIDETPGRCEAVLVGYGLCSNGIVGVVARDKPLVIMRGHDCITFLLGSKERYREYFDAHPGTYWYSPGWIDTTTQPGRERYERLYREYAEMYGEENAEYLMQTEQGWFKTYNNAAYVDLGFGDSERYQAYTRACAEWLHWNCDILRGDARLVVDFLDGNWDEEHCLVVPPGHRVAPSHDERIIIAVPDGAEADKRAG; from the coding sequence ATGCGCGTTGATGATTCTGATCCATGCACACCGCAACGGTTGTACGTGGTCAGTTGCCATGTGCTCTGGCGTGAACTGTGCCATTTCGCGGCACTGTCGCGAAACGTATTCGAGTTCCGTTTTCTGGAACAGGGATTGCACAATACGCCGGACGTTCTGCGTACGTCCTTGCAGGCGGCTATCGACGAGACTCCGGGCCGCTGCGAGGCGGTGCTGGTCGGATACGGTCTGTGCAGCAATGGAATCGTCGGCGTAGTGGCCCGCGACAAGCCTCTCGTCATCATGCGCGGCCACGACTGCATCACATTCCTGCTGGGCTCGAAGGAACGGTACCGCGAGTACTTTGACGCGCACCCGGGCACGTATTGGTACAGCCCGGGCTGGATTGACACGACTACGCAGCCTGGCCGCGAACGGTATGAGCGGCTTTACCGCGAGTACGCGGAAATGTACGGCGAGGAGAACGCCGAATACCTGATGCAGACCGAACAAGGCTGGTTCAAGACGTACAACAATGCAGCCTACGTCGATCTCGGTTTTGGCGACTCGGAACGGTATCAGGCGTACACCCGCGCATGCGCGGAATGGCTGCATTGGAATTGTGATATCCTGCGGGGCGACGCTCGCCTTGTTGTCGATTTTCTCGACGGCAACTGGGACGAAGAGCATTGTCTTGTTGTTCCGCCAGGACACCGCGTCGCCCCGTCGCATGACGAGCGTATCATCATTGCGGTCCCGGATGGGGCGGAAGCAGACAAGCGCGCCGGTTGA